The following proteins are encoded in a genomic region of Corythoichthys intestinalis isolate RoL2023-P3 chromosome 5, ASM3026506v1, whole genome shotgun sequence:
- the LOC130915927 gene encoding leucine-rich repeat and transmembrane domain-containing protein 2-like — protein MRQLDRQRQNLHDFLAAAVTPTLIVMVFLGSGHCCPSVCTCNGSVSDCSGLSLTTLTPLLPLLDQGCVTLRLFQNNLSTLAPVDFGNLTSLEALDLSQNQLSSLSSGAFSNLGSLHWLNLSTNLLGANLTTEDFNASEEADRGLKKGVFKGLWWLRGLDLSSNDLPWLPTGLLDGLQRLSWLSLARNRLAILERATFEPLMGLQHLHLIGNPWQCDCKMTGFKHWMEWMIYRDGLVDAMICSLPRKLLGRDIRRVPAEMFTHCVQSANRESASENLSRPPCPPGRLSITDDCVRQRYRPISVRRAHGTQIVAGVVCGTVCIMMVVAATYGCIYASLMARYQRGVKNRGEPLMAQEGPDGDPEEGLEETTPKEACVVYGYRISSF, from the exons ATGAGGCAGCTGGACCGTCAACGACAAAACCTGCACGACTTTCTTG CTGCTGCCGTTACGCCCACTCTGATTGTGATGGTTTTCCTCGGTTCGGGTCACTGCTGTCCCAGCGTGTGCACCTGCAATGGGAGCGTCAGCGACTGCTCGGGTCTTTCCCTGACTACCTTGACGCCCCTCTTGCCTCTACTGGATCAGGGCTGCGTGACGTTGCGCCTTTTTCAGAACAACCTGTCCACACTCGCACCTGTGGACTTTGGCAACCTCACCAGTCTGGAAGCCCTTGATCTTTCCCAGAACCAATTATCCAGCCTGTCCTCAGGAGCATTTTCAAATCTGGGCAGTCTGCATTGGCTCAACCTGTCCACCAACCTGCTAGGCGCGAATTTGACCACTGAAGACTTCAATGCCAGTGAGGAGGCGGACCGTGGCCTAAAGAAGGGGGTCTTTAAGGGTCTGTGGTGGCTGCGAGGCCTAGACTTGTCCTCAAATGACCTCCCCTGGCTGCCTACAGGGCTGTTGGATGGTTTGCAGAGACTGTCGTGGTTGTCGTTGGCCAGGAACCGTCTGGCCATTCTAGAAAGGGCCACCTTTGAGCCTCTGATGGGACTTCAGCATCTGCACTTGATTGGGAACCCCTGGCAATGCGACTGTAAGATGACAGGCTTCAAACATTGGATGGAGTGGATGATCTACCGAG ATGGGCTGGTAGATGCCATGATCTGCAGTCTCCCCAGGAAATTGTTGGGCCGGGACATCCGCAGGGTGCCGGCAGAGATGTTTACCCACTGTGTGCAGAGTGCCAATAGGGAATCCGCATCGGAAAATCTGAGCCGCCCCCCGTGTCCGCCGGGCCGTCTCAGCATCACGGACGATTGCGTACGGCAGCGTTACCGTCCGATCAGCGTTCGCCGAGCTCACGGTACGCAGATTGTAGCGGGTGTTGTGTGCGGGACCGTATGCATCATGATGGTGGTGGCAGCCACCTATGGCTGTATCTATGCCTCGCTCATGGCACGCTACCAGAGGGGCGTGAAAAACCGAGGAGAGCCGCTCATGGCCCAGGAAGGACCGGATGGCGACCCAGAAGAAGGGCTTGAAGAGACAACGCCCAAAGAGGCCTGCGTGGTGTACGGGTACCGCATCAGCAGCTTCTGA